The stretch of DNA AAGGCGCGGTCGACGACTGGTCGCGGTTCCAGGGGGCCAGCGCCGCCATCGGCCATTACGTGCGCCTGGTGCACGAGGGCCGCCTCGACCCGTTCGCGGGCTGGGACGCGATCTGCGGCTACAACGCCGCCATGCTGCGCCCGTCCTGGCCGCTCGATCGGCTGCAGGCCGAGTCCGAACGGCTCTGGGCGCTGCATGTGAAGCGCAACGGCCCGCCGCTCCTGCGCGCGGCCCATGTCGATGCCCCGGCCAGCCCGCTGCCGACCTTCAGCCTCGGCGCGCTGCTCGACGACACCAGTCCGATGCCCGAGGACGTCATCGGGCCGCGCGTGCTGACGCCGGGCGGGCTCCTGGTGCTGGGCGGCGCGCCGAAGGTCGGCAAGAGCGACTTCCTGATCTGCTGGCTCGTGCACATGGCGGCGGGAGTGCCGTTCCTCGGCTTCACGCCGCCCCGGCCGCTGCGCGTGTTCTACCTTCAGGCCGAGATCCAGTATCACTACCTGCGCGAGCGCATGCAGCAGATCGCGCTGCCCGCCGCCGTGATCGCAGCCGCGCGCGACACCTTCATCGCAACGCCGAAGCTGAAGCTGCTGCTCGACGCGGAGGGCGTCGCCCGTGTGGCCGAGGCCATCCGGACCGCATTCCCCGACGCGCCACCCGACATCATCGTCATCGACCCCATCCGCAATCTCTTCGACGGTGGCCCCGAGGGCGGCGGCGAGAACGACAACACCGCCATGATGTTTTTCCTGAAGGACCGGGTGGAGCTTCTCCGCGAGGCGGTCAATGAGGACGCGGGCGTCATCCTCGCCCACCACACCCGCAAGGCCAGCAAGTACCAGGTCAAGGACGATCCCTTCCTCGCGCTCTCCGGCGCCAGCGCGCTGCGGGGTTTCTACACCTCCGGGCTGCTCATGCACCGCCCCGACGAGGATAGTAGTGTCCGCAGGCTGGAAATCGAGCTGCGGAACGGCCCCGCGTTGCCGGGGAAGCTGATCGACAAGGTGAAGGGCGAGTGGGTCGAACTGAACCCGCTGAACGAGCGCCTGGTGCGCAAGGAGGTCGGGGCCAAACTCGATGCCGAACGGCTGCGCAAGCACGATGTCATCCTCGGCATGTTGCTGGATGAGGCGGCGAGCGAGCGCCTCTACACCGCCATGCAGTTCGCCGAGACCTTCGAGAACCGGGGCGGTCTGGGCAGCAAGCACACGATCCGTGAGCGCCTCAGCGTGCTGGCGACCAAGGGGTTCGTGAAGTTCCTGCGCGACCCCTCGGGGTTCGGCTTCCCCGTCACCCGGTCCCGGTTCGGCTACCTCTGCGTGGAAGGCATGCAGTTCGGCGCGCCTGTCGAGGAGATCGATCCGGCCACCGGCGAGGTCACCACAACCGTCCGTCCGGTCCTGCCCAGCCACTTCAAATGCCCCCAATCCGGGCTCTGCCTGCAGGTCGAAAACCCCGCCGTCTGGGTCTACCCGGAGGGGC from Hyphomicrobiaceae bacterium encodes:
- a CDS encoding AAA family ATPase encodes the protein MGEPRGAAVYVIPGTVAEQGQARAADVLQMQAVVVDLDAGDIPAKLDHVTRHLGAPTLIIESGGRTPEGAAKLHVWWKLTEPAESEELATLCRLRGEIAVKVGGDTHFRSAHQPIRVPGTVYHKHGHQRLVQIREHRDVEVDLVDFAEQVAEMPPLPGVGFASDVSAHQAKPGIDAVLTTPVREGAVDDWSRFQGASAAIGHYVRLVHEGRLDPFAGWDAICGYNAAMLRPSWPLDRLQAESERLWALHVKRNGPPLLRAAHVDAPASPLPTFSLGALLDDTSPMPEDVIGPRVLTPGGLLVLGGAPKVGKSDFLICWLVHMAAGVPFLGFTPPRPLRVFYLQAEIQYHYLRERMQQIALPAAVIAAARDTFIATPKLKLLLDAEGVARVAEAIRTAFPDAPPDIIVIDPIRNLFDGGPEGGGENDNTAMMFFLKDRVELLREAVNEDAGVILAHHTRKASKYQVKDDPFLALSGASALRGFYTSGLLMHRPDEDSSVRRLEIELRNGPALPGKLIDKVKGEWVELNPLNERLVRKEVGAKLDAERLRKHDVILGMLLDEAASERLYTAMQFAETFENRGGLGSKHTIRERLSVLATKGFVKFLRDPSGFGFPVTRSRFGYLCVEGMQFGAPVEEIDPATGEVTTTVRPVLPSHFKCPQSGLCLQVENPAVWVYPEGLEDDLTHMSEA